The Antedon mediterranea chromosome 7, ecAntMedi1.1, whole genome shotgun sequence genome has a segment encoding these proteins:
- the LOC140055655 gene encoding choline/ethanolaminephosphotransferase 1-like: MSILTSTILEASQLKRLEEHKYSSHGKSIAEAVMQPFWNWAIEKVPRSIAPNTLTLSGLALNIVSSVLLMFYCPTGSEEAPGFVYIFCAVCLFIYQTLDALDGKQARRTNSSSPLGELFDHGCDAVSTVFVGIATSITLQLGAHPNEFFFMCFAGLLLFYTAHWQTYVSGTLRFGKFDVTETQLCIIGSLFISGLFGPGIWSYQIHGYRVSTFVLVFSTIMTLLTFYQSFSIIFGEGGSGRNGSTVAGTSVISPVIHFAAVLVLALMVMLRSPTQLFQNNCCLFILMFGIVSAKITNKLIVAHMTKSGMDFADTAFIGPLMLFLNQYLGLPCSDERVLLWAATIWCTVDLVRFCSIICLQISQYLGIYIFEITSKPPSSKKSSVSTSKKPVTRSSVKHK; encoded by the exons ATGTCGATTTTAACTTCAACAATTCTTGAGGCAAGCCAACTAAAGCGATTGGAGGAGCACAAATATAGCTCACATGGCAAGTCGATCGCGGAAGCGGTCATGCAGCCTTTTTGGAATTGGGCTATCGAGAAGGTCCCTCGCTCGATCGCTCCAAACACTTTGACATTGTCAGGCCTAGCGTTAAACATTGTTAGCTCAGTCCTTTTGATGTTTTATTGCCCAACTGGATCGGAGGAG GCACCAGGCTTTGTATATATTTTCTGTGCCGTTTGTCTTTTCATATATCAAACACTAGATGCACTTGACGGGAAGCAAGCGAGGCGAACTAATAGCAGCAGTCCGTTGGGAGAACTCTTTGATCACGGGTGTGACGCGGTGTCAACAG tttttgtaGGCATTGCAACTTCAATAACACTGCAGCTAGGAGCACATCCAAATGAATTCTTTTTCATGTGTTTTGCTGGGCTGTTGCTGTTTTACACGGCACACTGGCAAACTTACGTTTCAGGAACACTACGGTTTGGAAA ATTTGATGTGACAGAAACCCAACTGTGTATCATAGGCTCTCTATTTATTAGTGGCTTGTTTGGGCCTGGAATCTGGTCCTATCAA ATTCATGGTTATAGAGTAAGCACATTTGTGTTAGTATTTTCAACAATTATGACATTGCTTACATTCTACCAGTCATTTTCAATCATCTTCGGTGAAGGAGGATCTGGCAGAAATGGATCAACTGTAGCT GGTACAAGTGTTATATCTCCAGTCATACATTTTGCTGCCGTGTTGGTGCTAGCCCTAATGGTCATGTTGAGGTCACCAAcgcaattatttcaaaataactgTTGTCTATTCATTCTCATGTTTGGAATTGTGTCTGcaaaaattacaaacaaattaata GTAGCGCATATGACTAAAAGTGGTATGGATTTTGCGGATACTGCTTTCATTGGTccgttaatgttatttttaaaccaATACCTAGGTCTGCCATGCTCTGATGAAAGGGTGTTACTATGGGCTGCTACT atatGGTGTACAGTTGACCTGGTACGTTTCTGCTCCATCATTTGCCTTCAAATATCTCAATATCTTGGAATTTACATATTTGAAATTACTTCCAAGCCACCAAGTAGTAAAAAGTCTTCTGTTAGTACAAGTAAAAAACCTGTAACAAGATCAAGCgtgaaacataaataa